ACAAGGCATGCCCAAACTCCCCATCCAGCGGCCACTCTCCCAGCCCTGAAAGCGGTGCCTGGAGATTAAACAAGTCAAAGTCACTCATGTTCTGCATCCACTCGATATCTCCCTGGAGCAGATCCACAGGCGAAGTCTGCGGCGTCCCAAATACCggtgcaggaggagcagatatgttattattattgctgcCGTCGTCAAACTTGCTACGCAGCCTCTGCACTCCACACCCAATCCTCACAAGCAAGTGCTGTCTATGCATCTCGCTCGTCGTCCGCTGCAGCATGTCAATCGTCCGATCCACAAGCGAGAGCATCTTCCCTTTATCCAGGGTCACCGCATCCGTATACTCCGTGGCAACCTTGAGCAGAAAGACAACCGCAAACGCAATCATCGTATCAAAGCACAGCGGCAGGCCATTCAACAGAGACTGCAGCTCCGCATCAGCCGTCATAACGCCCAATATCGACGCCGCGCAGAGAACAGCCGTGTTCGcgacctcctccatctcagaCGACGAGAACCGCCGCTTCGGATCAGGCGAGGATTGCGCGCCCCGGAAGGCATGCGAGCACAGATACAGCTTCGCGAAGTGGAAGTGCAGCCCGACGCCCTTGGCTGGGTAATTCCCAACCCTTGCATTCGGGCCAAAGCTATCGCTCCAGTCCGCGTACCAGGTGTCCAGGGCGATGGAGAACCGGCGCAGCTGGGCGAGTTTCGTGGATGGGACAGGAGTCTCGACGTCCACGCCGAAGGTATCAAATACAGACGCGGAGATCAGCCAGATCTTCACCTGCGAGACGAGTCGCACGTCGTCTTCGGTTGCGTGTTCGGTTTCTAGGAACTGGGTTGCGCCTTTTATGCTGTCGCAGTCGCGGGACATGGGTGGGCGCCCGTAGAGGACTGAGCAGTGGTGGTCGCAGACGTAAACCAGATAGTAGAGGCGTGTCTGCATGTATGCGGAGCGAGCGCCTCTCAGCGCTTGGTAGATGCTGTGGTTTAGTTTTATTTCGAGGGCGATTCGGACGGCTGTTTATTAGCATTGTTGCTACATGGAGTTGTTACTTGGGGGTTCGCCTACCAGTGCCTGCTAAGGACCAGGATAGCTCGTGCAGCCAGAATGCGCCGATACAGAGTCCCCGGACGTCGTCTACATTATGGAATCGTGAGAATGTCGTTGCTCCCACCAGCTGCTTGAATTCACGATAGCACTTGTCGAACAGATGGCCGAATGTCTGCGAGTGCAGCGCAGCGACAGTGCAGATGGCTGCTGTTAGGAGGGGAGAACTGGATAAAACCGTTTCTAGTCTTTGATGGTCTCCGAGAATACGGTAGAGAAGATGATCGAGGCGCTCGTGGTATCTCTGGAAGAGTTCTTCTGCTTCATGTCGCGACAAGATGCCCCTCGAGATCAGGTTTGCGGGCGAGGGGACCAGGGCTTCGCGCGGACTGGGGTTGCTCATTTCTGAGATGCAGGATGCTGGAATCGAGGCTGGTTCGCATTTCGGGTCGACTTCCCAGGTCTGCTCGTCGCTATTTTCGACTTCTCTACGCACTGGTCTTGTCTGCTCTGGTCTTGTCTGGTCTTTGGGCTGTGCAGGAGGCTGGATAGCAGGCCCAGGTACTCGAGCCATCAGTTCATTCGTGACGCCCTCCAGTCTGCGGATCTTCTCTGTAATTCCGTGCTTCcatctaaatataattagacCGATTTCGTATACATATTTTAATACCTACGTAATGTCGTCCTCTagcagcatctgcaggcTGCGGTTGACGGTACAGGGCAGGCCCCGCTTGGAGCATCGCGTGCATGGCGGCTGGCCGTCTGCTTTCATATGGCATTTAATCTGTATGAGTCAGTATAATAGAGCAGTAGATATGTTAAAAGACCGACCTTCTGCTTCCGACAAGCAACGCAGGCCGTAATTTTCCTGCTGATCTCGGGGGGTTTGCGGTCACCGAATGTGTCTCGCAGCGCCGCGATCTCGTCCATAATGTAGAAGTCAACAATAAACGTTAAACAATAAAACAGTCAAGGCAGTCAGACAGAATGAAGATGAATAAGATGAATAATGCGCAGGGTGAGTGGCTAAGTAGTTGCGGTCTTCGTGCCGAGCTCCCCCACGTGGCGCCGTCAGTGGCTGCAGTTGATTTCCACCGCTGTCTCCATCGAACATCGTGGGCCCAAGCTCCCTGCTGATTGCTCATTCTACTTTGGTTCGTTATTCATACTACTTGGCTTCATACTACTTGCAGAGGTGTCATAATGTATATAAGTAGTGTACCGATGTAGGTCCCGTAGTAAAGAAGACACCAACTCCCTCTACTCAACATGGCCTCATTATCACAAAAACTCAAGTTTCTAGCTATTGCTGGAGCAGGATTCTTTACCGATGGATATATCAACTTGACCATCGGGCTAGGTGCGTTGCGACCGAGAATTGTAGACACCTGCTAACCCTCGCAGTGGTCCCCGTACTGGGATATCTCTATTTCCAGGAGGACGACTCAGAAGTCCCATCAGTAAACAGCGATATAATGAAAGGAGGACTGAGTCTGGGCATGATCGTGGGCCAGGTCCTCTTTGGCCTTCTGAGTGATACCTGGGGCCGCCAGGCTGTCTATGGCAAGGAATTAATGGTTACCCTGCTTGGGACGTTGCTTGTTATCTTGCTGCCCTGGAATGGATTTTCCATTCAGGATATCACAGCCTGGATATCTGTCTTCCGTGTCTTGACGGGCGTGGGAATTGGAGCTGGTATGCTCACTATGATAATTCCCGTTGATGTCCACTGACTGAGATAGACTACCCCCTGTCATCTGCACTGTCGGTAGAGAGTGTCTCTCTGGGCACCAGAGCAGTACAGGTCCTGTCCGTGTTTGCCTTTATCGGGGTGGGCAACTACGCAGCCAGCATCGTGTTCCTCGTCCTGCTTAGGGCGTTCAAGTCTGCGGTGTACAATAACATCAATGCTCTAGAATGGGTTTGGCGGCTGTTACTCGGAATCGGCATGGTTCCTGCAGCTTTGACTCTGTATGCGCGCTTGACGCTGCCAGAGACGAAGCCCTATACGAAGTGTAAGTCACCATAAACCGATATCGCAGATAGACGCTGATGTAGGAAGATGTTGCCAATGACGGCGAGAGACGAGACTTTCGAAAACAGATGCAGGACTTTCGCGAGTATTTTGGTCAGTGGAAGCATGCGAAAGTGCTCTTTGCGACTTCTGCCACTTGGTTTCTTTTGTAAGCTTCATTGATGTTTAGCTGAGCAGCAACTAATGATAGCAGTGATATCGCATACTACGGAATAAACCTCAACCAGAGCGTCATTCTCAAAGAAATCGGATATTCCTCTGGCCCAGACGAATGGTCAACCCTGTGGAACACTGCTGTTGGGAATATCATCGTGCAGTCTGCTGTAAGTCCATATCATCCTACGTAGACATAGAGATGCTCACCATCTATTCAAGGGCTACCTCCCCGGCTTCATCCTAGGAATCCCCCTCCCGGACCGCCTCGGACGCGTCAACCAACAATTCTACGCCTCAGCCCTCGTCTCAATCCTCTACGCCATCTGGGCCGGGATCATGGccccctcaatctcaacatccaaagGCGGACTCCTGACCATGTTCACGCTGTGCCAGCTCGTCATCTGCATCGGGCCAAACTGTACCACATTCCTAATCCCGTCGGAGGTATTCCCCACGCGGGTTCGGGGGACAGCACATGGTATATCTGCCGCCGCGGGGAAGTGCGGTGCTGTCCTTACGGCGTTTGCGTTTGGGACTGTCACGGATAGGATTGGACTGCCTGGGGTTCTTGGGCTGTTTTCGGGGCTTATGGCTCTGACGGCGGGGATTACGTTGATGATTCCGGAGACGAGGGGGAGGAGCGTGGACGAGATTGAGGAGGGGGTGCATTATGGCGTGTCTCCTGGAGCTGGTACTGGTAGTGTGTGGGGGGATACTGGTAAAGACCAGGTTACTGTTAGGCAGGATGAGGTTTAAGTGACAGTGCTAGACTATATAATATCGCTGAGTTGCATGCTTAAACCGCCCTACCAAGTAGGTCTAGCGAGGAAGGCAATGCAGATCTGAGGCGCAATGACTTTATAAAAAGCACACTAGTTTAGGGATTGCCTAAAGCCAGCTGAAAGTTAATGGGTGGCCCTGATTTGTCCATGTTGGTGCCCAGCCCAGGGCGTCAAGCACTGCCTCCTGGCCTGCTGTATAAATACAGAACATCGCCTCGCCCGTTCGCGCGTGTTTAATCTTACCTCTAGTTTGTCGCCAGAAATGAGCAGTTTGTCGCGGTTTACGTTTCTTTTGGTGATCCTGAGCTATCCTCCTTAATATGGCTGTACGCATGCTCTGGCTATGGGCCAGCCTACTGGCAATTTGTACGTAACCTTACCATAGTTCTATGGTACCAGACTATATACATATGTTAACTTGAAACCAGCTGCACTCGCCGAAGAGTGCAATCGCGATTTCGAAATAGAGTACGCCGACAACACCAAATCGCTCTTCAACAACTGCACCACAATCGTCGGCAACATCGACCTGGGCGAAGGATTCAAGGGCCCGATCACAATGGGCGACGTCGTAAATATCACAGGGACAATCACGCTGCGGGCCCCTTCGACTGATGACCCGATGGGGAGGTCTAGCGTACACCGTCTTGAGGCCCCAGCGCTCGAATACCTGGGTGGCTTGGTGATTCCCGATACAGAACTTGGCGATGTGTCCCTGCCGAAGTTGAAGAACGTTACGGGGGAGATATCGATCTCCCCGTCGAATTCCGCCGGCAGTGAAGTTGAGTTGCGTTTTGcggcgttggaggaggctggtGGGATTGATATTGGGTTGGATTATATGATTTACGACGATGGGAGTTATCCGCTCCCAAGACTAGGCGTTGACATGCCGTCGCTGCGTTCTGCGGAGTATATTCGACTCTGGGGATATGTAAACAGGTCTGTGCTGATATTGCTACTATTCATGACTGAGTGGCTGACTTTGAATAGCATTAACATGCCGGAGCTCACCACAGTCGGCCAGCCCGTGGATACCAGGCACACCGATCGTAGTGGGCTCGAGATCCAACTCGCAGAGAAGGGAGACATATTAGATATTAGCCTTCCAAAGCTTGAATCGGTTGAATCAAACCTCACGCTTTCTGGCAATATAAGGCAGTATGACAATACTGCATCCTTAAGCCCTAACTTGGCTAACTGGACGCAGGCCCCAACTGGATTCCCTGACGAAGACCTCCGCCAATATCACTATAGACACCTCATCTCGTCTGGCCCTATCGCTACCACTCATTGAAGCCAAGACAATTACACTAAACGGCACCATTTACTCGTTGGTTGCCCCTTTGCTGTCAAATCATCTATCGGAATCTAACCTGCTATACAGCGCCTCGTTCTCCGACATCCAACGTTTCGAATCCGTCACAGTCACCTCCCAACTTGACGACTTCGATTGCGACCAATTCAAAGAGCGGCTGAATCAGGCATCCAGTCCAGGCAGTATATCCTGCACCGCAGGCCCTCCGTCGAAGAGTCTTAGCTCGGGGGCGAAGATCGCGTTGGGGGTTACCATACCGATTGTCATGGTCCTGGTGGCGACTGCCATGGCACTTGtgcttcggcggcgtcgTAGTGTCAAGGACAAAGAGACTATCGCGGCTTCTGGCACGGAGGGTCCTCCTCCTTATAATATCGCGATGCGGCCATTGCCCCCGAGGGCTGAGGCCGCAGCGCCACCGCCGTATTCTGCTAGTTAATCCATGGGCTGTTCATGACTATAATAGAACGGACTAAATAACCGTGTATGTGAAAATATGGAAGAGATTATCACTACTCTTCAACTCATCTAGATGTTTCCTTGTATACCTGGACGCTGTCCACCATGGAAAGCCCAACCCGCTTTAATAACAGCAACGTTAGTAGTATgctgaagggaaagaagcagGACAAGtagttctatatatatcGAAGAGAGTCTAGCAGTCACATATATAGCCGTCGTTAAAGCTGCAATGGGTGCTGAAGCGAGATCAACTAAGCCAAGAGGCCAGCACGAAAACCGCCAAACTTCCAATAGATTTGTAATTGGATAGTTGCCAAAGGAAAAGAGTAGACAAGGCTGGGATGGATATGCACGGTGTCAGGTGACTGCGATGCCAACAAGGCAGTCGTTCAGCCTCGTTCTTCCCCTCAGCTGTCATCTTTCTCCCCCATCAATGATGCCTCATCTGCACCcacatcatggccatcgaCAATCAAGACCATCTATCAATAGCCCATCCCCCAAAACGACAAAAGCCTCCCCAGAATGATACACCGCCAAGACTGAGCCATGACTCCTACTCAGTGGCCTGGATCTGCGCGTTGCCGATAGAGATGGCAGCCGCGCGAGCGATGCTTGACGAAACCCATGAGACTTTGCCTACTGATGCAGACGACACCAACACATATGTTCTGGGTCAAATCGTGAAGCATAATATCGTTATCGCTTGCTTGCCGGCTACACAGTACGGCACCAATAATGCGGCCAACGTTGCCACGAACTTGACCAGAACTTTCCCCTCCATCCGTGTCGGGCTAATGGTTGGGATCGGTGGTGGCGTACCGGGCAGTTCCGATGTCAGGTTAGGAgatgtcgtcgtcggcaccAGGGTGATGCAGTATGACCTGGGAAAGGTGGTCGGAGTCGGACAGCTCCAAAGGACTGCTGTTCCCAGGATCCCTCATCACCTCCTGGGAACAGCCGTTTCCAGTTTGCGGGCTAAACATGAGCTAGGGCCTAGTCGAGTTTCTGCTATACTCCAGGAGAAACTGAGAAGCTATCCTGGCTACGCTCGCCCAGCCTTGCCCGACCTTCTCTTTGAGGCTGCATATGATCATGTATCTTTGACCGCCAATTGCGACGACTGCAACCAGTGCAAACTCCTCCCCCGGGGTAGACGAACATCAGACGATGTAATGATTCATTACGGAACCATTGCTTCTGGAAACCAGGTCATGAGAAGCGGAAAAATGCGCGACGAAGTGGCTGGCCAACTCGATGTTATTTGTTTCGAAATGGAGGCTGCGGGCCTGATGGACATTCTCCCATGTCTCTCGATTCGCGGAATATGTGACTACTCAGATTCACACAAGACAAAGAACTGGCAGAGATACGCCGCAGCAGTGGCTGCAGCATACGCGACAGAGTTAATAGAGGTATTGTCCGTATCAACGAATCATAGAAAGGTTGAGGACGTACCAGGTGCGTTGAACTATGCACTATTTTGAAGATATCGTTGCTGACATCAAACGTCTAGATCATAGTTCGACATCCGAACATAGAGAAAAGTGGTTAGATAGCCTTCGATTTAAGCGAATGGAGGTTCGGGAGAAAACGATTGCAAAGGAGCATGCCAGGACATGTGAATGGCTACTAGATCACCCTGGATACAACACATGGAATGATCAGGAGCAACAGTCACAGCACAATGGCTTCCTGTGGATCAGTGGCAAACCTGGTGCGGGCAAGTCTACTCTCATGAAGTTCGCTTTCCTAAAGATGAAGACCCAGGCCCGCTCACAGAACTTCCTTactgcttctttcttcttcaacgctcGAGGCGAGTTTCTGGAAAGGTCCATCTTCGGGATGTACAGGTCATTGTTGGTGCAGCTGCTTGAAGGCTACCCCGACCTCCAGGTCGTACTCGACAACCCAGATCTTGTTTCACCGGAAGAGAACAGTCTGTCGTTGAATGCTTTCATGGAGCTCCTTGCAAACGCCGTCATGGACCTGCGCGACCGACAATTTGTTTGTTTTATCGATGCCCTTGACGAGTGCGATGAGCAACAGGTTGTGGATATGGTCTGGTACTTCGAAGAGCTAGCGGAGCAGTCTGCGTCGGCTGGCGTGCAGTTTCGAGTTTGCTTCTCGAGTCGGCATTATCCACATATCGCCATTGAACGGGGGATCAGGCTCATATTGGAAGACCAGTCGGGGCATGCTACGGACATGGCATCCTATGTTGATAGCCGTCTCTGCATCAAAGATAAAGTGCTCCTCCGGGAGCTGCGACAGAAAATACTCGAAAAGGCTGCTGGTGTCTTCATGTGGACCGTGCTTGTCGTTCATATTCTCAACAAGGAAGATCGGCATGGTGGTCTGGCACTGAGAAAGCGACTCGCAGAGATACCTAGCGATC
Above is a window of Aspergillus puulaauensis MK2 DNA, chromosome 2, nearly complete sequence DNA encoding:
- a CDS encoding uncharacterized protein (COG:S;~EggNog:ENOG410PWP0;~SECRETED:SignalP(1-19);~TransMembrane:1 (n6-15c19/20o340-361i)) codes for the protein MAVRMLWLWASLLAISALAEECNRDFEIEYADNTKSLFNNCTTIVGNIDLGEGFKGPITMGDVVNITGTITLRAPSTDDPMGRSSVHRLEAPALEYLGGLVIPDTELGDVSLPKLKNVTGEISISPSNSAGSEVELRFAALEEAGGIDIGLDYMIYDDGSYPLPRLGVDMPSLRSAEYIRLWGYVNSINMPELTTVGQPVDTRHTDRSGLEIQLAEKGDILDISLPKLESVESNLTLSGNIRQPQLDSLTKTSANITIDTSSRLALSLPLIEAKTITLNGTIYSASFSDIQRFESVTVTSQLDDFDCDQFKERLNQASSPGSISCTAGPPSKSLSSGAKIALGVTIPIVMVLVATAMALVLRRRRSVKDKETIAASGTEGPPPYNIAMRPLPPRAEAAAPPPYSAS
- a CDS encoding uncharacterized protein (COG:S;~EggNog:ENOG410Q245;~InterPro:IPR036864,IPR007219,IPR001138;~PFAM:PF00172;~go_function: GO:0000981 - DNA-binding transcription factor activity, RNA polymerase II-specific [Evidence IEA];~go_function: GO:0003677 - DNA binding [Evidence IEA];~go_function: GO:0008270 - zinc ion binding [Evidence IEA];~go_process: GO:0006351 - transcription, DNA-templated [Evidence IEA];~go_process: GO:0006355 - regulation of transcription, DNA-templated [Evidence IEA]), coding for MDEIAALRDTFGDRKPPEISRKITACVACRKQKIKCHMKADGQPPCTRCSKRGLPCTVNRSLQMLLEDDITWKHGITEKIRRLEGVTNELMARVPGPAIQPPAQPKDQTRPEQTRPVRREVENSDEQTWEVDPKCEPASIPASCISEMSNPSPREALVPSPANLISRGILSRHEAEELFQRYHERLDHLLYRILGDHQRLETVLSSSPLLTAAICTVAALHSQTFGHLFDKCYREFKQLVGATTFSRFHNVDDVRGLCIGAFWLHELSWSLAGTAVRIALEIKLNHSIYQALRGARSAYMQTRLYYLVYVCDHHCSVLYGRPPMSRDCDSIKGATQFLETEHATEDDVRLVSQVKIWLISASVFDTFGVDVETPVPSTKLAQLRRFSIALDTWYADWSDSFGPNARVGNYPAKGVGLHFHFAKLYLCSHAFRGAQSSPDPKRRFSSSEMEEVANTAVLCAASILGVMTADAELQSLLNGLPLCFDTMIAFAVVFLLKVATEYTDAVTLDKGKMLSLVDRTIDMLQRTTSEMHRQHLLVRIGCGVQRLRSKFDDGSNNNNISAPPAPVFGTPQTSPVDLLQGDIEWMQNMSDFDLFNLQAPLSGLGEWPLDGEFGHAL
- the PHO84_1 gene encoding inorganic phosphate transporter Pho84 (COG:P;~EggNog:ENOG410PFTP;~InterPro:IPR005829,IPR005828,IPR036259,IPR020846;~PFAM:PF00083,PF07690;~TransMembrane:12 (i12-38o58-75i87-104o110-131i152-175o187-208i248-266o293-313i325-346o352-375i387-408o414-437i);~go_component: GO:0016021 - integral component of membrane [Evidence IEA];~go_function: GO:0022857 - transmembrane transporter activity [Evidence IEA];~go_process: GO:0055085 - transmembrane transport [Evidence IEA]), whose translation is MASLSQKLKFLAIAGAGFFTDGYINLTIGLVVPVLGYLYFQEDDSEVPSVNSDIMKGGLSLGMIVGQVLFGLLSDTWGRQAVYGKELMVTLLGTLLVILLPWNGFSIQDITAWISVFRVLTGVGIGADYPLSSALSVESVSLGTRAVQVLSVFAFIGVGNYAASIVFLVLLRAFKSAVYNNINALEWVWRLLLGIGMVPAALTLYARLTLPETKPYTKYVANDGERRDFRKQMQDFREYFGQWKHAKVLFATSATWFLFDIAYYGINLNQSVILKEIGYSSGPDEWSTLWNTAVGNIIVQSAGYLPGFILGIPLPDRLGRVNQQFYASALVSILYAIWAGIMAPSISTSKGGLLTMFTLCQLVICIGPNCTTFLIPSEVFPTRVRGTAHGISAAAGKCGAVLTAFAFGTVTDRIGLPGVLGLFSGLMALTAGITLMIPETRGRSVDEIEEGVHYGVSPGAGTGSVWGDTGKDQVTVRQDEV
- a CDS encoding uncharacterized protein (COG:G;~EggNog:ENOG410PV3G;~InterPro:IPR000845,IPR035994,IPR002110,IPR027417, IPR036770,IPR020683;~PFAM:PF01048,PF12796,PF00023,PF13857,PF13637, PF13606;~go_function: GO:0003824 - catalytic activity [Evidence IEA];~go_function: GO:0005515 - protein binding [Evidence IEA];~go_process: GO:0009116 - nucleoside metabolic process [Evidence IEA]) encodes the protein MAIDNQDHLSIAHPPKRQKPPQNDTPPRLSHDSYSVAWICALPIEMAAARAMLDETHETLPTDADDTNTYVLGQIVKHNIVIACLPATQYGTNNAANVATNLTRTFPSIRVGLMVGIGGGVPGSSDVRLGDVVVGTRVMQYDLGKVVGVGQLQRTAVPRIPHHLLGTAVSSLRAKHELGPSRVSAILQEKLRSYPGYARPALPDLLFEAAYDHVSLTANCDDCNQCKLLPRGRRTSDDVMIHYGTIASGNQVMRSGKMRDEVAGQLDVICFEMEAAGLMDILPCLSIRGICDYSDSHKTKNWQRYAAAVAAAYATELIEVLSVSTNHRKVEDVPDHSSTSEHREKWLDSLRFKRMEVREKTIAKEHARTCEWLLDHPGYNTWNDQEQQSQHNGFLWISGKPGAGKSTLMKFAFLKMKTQARSQNFLTASFFFNARGEFLERSIFGMYRSLLVQLLEGYPDLQVVLDNPDLVSPEENSLSLNAFMELLANAVMDLRDRQFVCFIDALDECDEQQVVDMVWYFEELAEQSASAGVQFRVCFSSRHYPHIAIERGIRLILEDQSGHATDMASYVDSRLCIKDKVLLRELRQKILEKAAGVFMWTVLVVHILNKEDRHGGLALRKRLAEIPSDLSELFRDILKRDNENVEQFVLATLWILYAKRPLRPNEFQHALWSGLRLRDVVDPQPPDFTTIDAEDRAGRLEEYVVSASKGLAEVTKSTQPTVQFIHESVRDFLVKDKGLLEFCPGLGVDFEGSSHERLKQCCYAYINDDFTRLSVDEMQPAEADTADRISLLLKRHPFLQYAAQQVLHHANAAATAIPQDEFLFTFCISDWVRISNLFQLNKHWHYTPSASMFYILAERGYSELIRTRLRRDSHILIPGERYEYPLFAALANSHLDAAVALLNLPSKIYNGIDITRGLVKRKGLKFYTKRTPLSWAVQEGRMEIVELLLQYGAPVDEMDARGRTPLSYACENGIENMARLFIQRGADVNSCNIRRGTALSLACANSLLDLRILHFEEGRFVITRDINGGTPLFWAARNCDLQTARLLIDKGADVNVRDTWGNTPLFYAARANNWDRRSHKVYKAKSIHDRPALGEPVSFCKFLLDQGADIHAINNDGNTPLAISAESGHSAVVSLLISKGANVNSRDNKGRTALSHAARKACEAYTKLLLDNGADPPAGDLEAPFSKHANVCMLLIGHGADPNARNAMEESPLHLAIRRC